A region from the Streptomyces sp. 3214.6 genome encodes:
- a CDS encoding DUF4344 domain-containing metallopeptidase has product MKALGKRRGRGHTALQAATLPLLLAFTTACQTTTPAERPSTGGASFSIRYAQPSSSDAADAEFLRKRKLPEEAARSVTALVDVSPPVAMVVRSCNGEGSAYDPDTRRVEVCYDEISETRDLYQEAGQPLSEDTLSAVMLETLFHESAHAVLDALDLKGSGREEDFADQFAALMLLRQGVRGEDRLLAAAETWRLSAITYENVDDGRADEHSTDHQRAVNHLCYVYGAAPARHRSLVDTHALPTDRARGCTGEWKTVQTTWLNTLGRHAKHDAG; this is encoded by the coding sequence ATGAAGGCCCTCGGAAAGCGTCGAGGCCGAGGCCATACCGCTCTGCAGGCCGCGACACTGCCCCTGCTCCTCGCCTTCACCACCGCATGCCAGACGACCACGCCGGCCGAGCGCCCGAGCACCGGTGGGGCGAGCTTCAGCATCCGCTATGCCCAGCCGTCGAGTTCGGACGCGGCCGACGCCGAGTTCCTCCGGAAACGGAAACTGCCGGAGGAAGCCGCGCGGAGCGTCACCGCTCTCGTCGACGTGAGTCCACCGGTCGCGATGGTCGTGCGGTCCTGCAACGGTGAGGGATCCGCCTACGACCCCGACACCCGTCGTGTGGAGGTCTGTTACGACGAGATCTCCGAAACACGGGACCTGTATCAGGAAGCCGGACAACCGCTCTCCGAGGACACCCTGTCCGCCGTCATGCTGGAAACCCTGTTCCACGAGAGCGCACATGCCGTCCTCGACGCCCTCGACCTCAAGGGGAGCGGCCGGGAAGAGGACTTCGCCGACCAGTTCGCCGCCCTCATGCTGCTCCGCCAGGGCGTGCGGGGAGAGGACAGACTGCTCGCCGCCGCCGAGACATGGCGACTGTCCGCGATCACCTACGAAAACGTCGACGACGGCCGGGCGGACGAACACTCCACGGACCACCAACGCGCCGTCAACCACCTCTGCTACGTCTACGGAGCCGCCCCGGCACGTCACCGGAGCCTGGTCGACACGCACGCACTCCCCACAGACCGAGCGCGCGGCTGCACAGGGGAGTGGAAGACCGTACAAACCACCTGGCTGAACACCCTCGGTCGGCATGCCAAACATGACGCCGGGTGA
- a CDS encoding MarR family winged helix-turn-helix transcriptional regulator gives MKPITMKPIGYWLNRTDKALTRYMNGMLDEFGLTRTAWQVLNVIRDTPDAADTDVHTALAPNADLCTLTAAIDTVLADDWATRPAPGRLELTANGRRRLVAVEDRISAFRELSMTGITAEEYRTAVSVLACMTHNLETR, from the coding sequence ATGAAGCCCATCACCATGAAGCCCATCGGCTACTGGCTCAACCGCACCGACAAGGCCCTCACCCGCTACATGAACGGCATGCTCGACGAATTCGGCCTCACCCGGACCGCCTGGCAGGTCCTCAACGTCATCCGCGACACGCCCGACGCCGCCGACACCGACGTCCACACGGCCCTCGCACCCAACGCCGACCTCTGCACCCTGACCGCCGCGATCGACACCGTTCTCGCTGACGACTGGGCCACCCGCCCCGCACCTGGCCGACTGGAGCTCACCGCGAACGGCCGCCGGCGCCTCGTCGCCGTCGAGGACCGGATCAGCGCCTTCCGCGAACTGTCCATGACCGGCATCACCGCGGAGGAGTACCGCACCGCCGTCAGCGTCCTCGCATGCATGACTCACAACCTCGAAACCCGCTGA
- a CDS encoding SDR family oxidoreductase → MTILITGARGKVGQAVVNRLHAVGLPVRAASAKPAELAAPTGVEVAEVDLSRSETFPAALDGVRQVFLYPQPDGIDAFVETARAAGVEHVVLLSSSSVLAPDAETDPLASHSLHVERALTASGLPCTLLRPDAFASNALGWSYFIGHDLPIQLAYPEAHIAPIHPEDIADIAVEALTDTALRGRALTLTGCQSLTFREQIVVLSEVLDRDIRVETITHEQAEQQMSRFMPAPMAGSLLALWAAASAGPAPIADTTRTLLGTPARTFRQWATENAAAFTAFTAR, encoded by the coding sequence ATGACCATCCTCATCACCGGCGCCCGCGGCAAGGTCGGCCAGGCCGTCGTCAACCGCCTGCACGCCGTCGGCCTGCCCGTCCGCGCCGCCAGCGCCAAGCCCGCCGAGCTGGCCGCCCCGACCGGCGTCGAGGTCGCCGAAGTCGACCTCAGCCGGTCCGAGACCTTCCCGGCCGCGCTCGACGGCGTGCGCCAGGTCTTCCTCTATCCACAACCCGACGGCATCGACGCCTTCGTCGAGACCGCACGGGCCGCCGGCGTCGAGCACGTCGTCCTGCTGTCCTCCTCCTCGGTCCTGGCCCCCGATGCCGAGACCGACCCGCTGGCCTCGCACAGCCTCCACGTCGAGCGCGCCCTGACCGCCTCCGGCCTGCCCTGCACCTTGCTGCGCCCGGACGCCTTCGCCAGCAACGCCCTCGGCTGGTCCTACTTCATCGGGCACGACCTGCCGATCCAGCTCGCCTACCCCGAGGCGCACATCGCGCCCATCCACCCCGAGGACATCGCCGACATCGCCGTCGAAGCCCTGACCGACACCGCCCTCCGCGGGCGCGCGCTCACCCTCACCGGCTGCCAATCCCTCACCTTCCGCGAGCAGATCGTCGTCCTGTCCGAGGTCCTCGACCGCGACATACGCGTCGAGACGATCACCCACGAGCAGGCCGAGCAGCAGATGAGCCGTTTCATGCCGGCCCCGATGGCCGGCTCCCTGCTCGCCCTCTGGGCCGCCGCGTCCGCAGGTCCCGCCCCCATCGCCGATACCACCCGAACCCTGCTCGGCACGCCCGCGCGCACCTTCCGGCAATGGGCGACCGAGAACGCCGCCGCGTTCACCGCGTTCACCGCACGCTGA
- a CDS encoding CehA/McbA family metallohydrolase, with protein MCEDAHPIARRALFVTGAATALTLGGVSFAAAAGREEGSKESHTLRGTLPTGSPDFVYVPVEVPSGVKEFRVAYTYDRPSVPAGTPGNALDIGVFDERGTGLGGKGFRGWSGGARSEFFIRSDEATPGYVAGPVRKGTWHLALGPYTVAPQGLSYEITVTLTYGEPGAAAAPSYPSSRAKGRGRAWYRGDCHLHSWYSDGRRTPAEIGALARAAGLDFVNTSEHNTHAGHGAWADVAGDDLLVMLGEEITTRNGHVLALGTDPGTFVDWRYRARDNRFGRFARRIRRAGGLVVPAHPHATCIGCGWKFGFGETDAVEVWNGPYTPDDEVTLAEWDAMLVAAVRGGGGGDGGGTGSWLPAMGNSDAHRDPDVVGLPQTVVLADDLTREAIQEGIRAGRSYVAESSRISVSFTATGGKGAHAGIGERLNVAADTPVTVRLEVTGAPGCTVRFVTDQGVLFTSGALPESGAGVAEWRTTAAYAAYVRAEVRHEATAAPLPGALAAFTNPVFLGGQG; from the coding sequence ATGTGTGAGGACGCCCACCCCATCGCACGCCGAGCCCTCTTCGTGACGGGCGCCGCCACCGCGCTTACGTTGGGAGGCGTGAGCTTCGCAGCGGCGGCCGGCCGGGAGGAGGGGTCCAAGGAGTCCCACACCCTCCGGGGCACCCTCCCCACCGGATCACCGGATTTCGTCTACGTTCCGGTGGAAGTCCCGTCGGGCGTAAAGGAGTTCAGGGTCGCGTACACCTACGACCGGCCCTCCGTCCCGGCCGGCACGCCCGGCAACGCGCTCGACATCGGCGTCTTCGACGAACGCGGCACCGGGCTGGGCGGGAAGGGCTTCCGGGGCTGGTCCGGGGGCGCCCGCAGCGAGTTCTTCATCCGGTCGGACGAGGCGACGCCCGGGTATGTCGCCGGCCCGGTCCGGAAGGGCACCTGGCACCTCGCCCTCGGCCCCTACACGGTGGCACCGCAGGGCCTGTCGTACGAGATCACGGTGACGCTGACGTACGGCGAGCCGGGGGCGGCCGCAGCCCCGTCGTATCCCTCCTCCCGGGCGAAGGGGCGGGGCCGCGCCTGGTACCGGGGCGACTGCCACCTCCACTCCTGGTACTCCGACGGCCGCCGCACCCCGGCCGAGATCGGCGCGCTGGCGCGGGCGGCGGGGCTGGACTTCGTCAACACGTCGGAGCACAACACGCATGCGGGGCACGGTGCTTGGGCGGACGTGGCGGGCGACGACCTGCTGGTGATGCTGGGCGAGGAGATCACGACGAGAAACGGCCACGTACTGGCACTGGGCACGGACCCCGGCACGTTCGTGGACTGGCGCTACCGGGCCCGCGACAACCGCTTCGGCCGCTTCGCCCGCCGGATCCGACGGGCGGGCGGCCTGGTCGTGCCGGCGCATCCGCACGCGACGTGCATCGGGTGCGGCTGGAAGTTCGGATTCGGTGAGACGGACGCGGTCGAGGTGTGGAACGGCCCCTACACGCCGGACGACGAGGTGACGCTGGCGGAGTGGGACGCGATGCTGGTCGCGGCGGTGCGGGGCGGGGGCGGCGGTGACGGTGGCGGTACGGGTTCCTGGCTTCCGGCAATGGGGAACAGCGACGCGCACCGGGATCCGGACGTGGTGGGGCTCCCCCAGACGGTGGTCCTGGCCGACGACCTGACCCGGGAGGCGATCCAGGAGGGCATCCGGGCGGGACGGTCGTACGTGGCCGAGTCGAGCAGGATCTCCGTCTCCTTCACGGCGACGGGCGGCAAGGGCGCACACGCGGGCATCGGCGAACGCCTGAACGTCGCCGCCGACACCCCGGTGACCGTCCGCCTGGAGGTCACCGGCGCCCCGGGCTGCACGGTCCGCTTCGTAACGGACCAGGGCGTGCTGTTCACGAGCGGCGCGTTGCCGGAGTCGGGCGCGGGTGTCGCGGAGTGGCGTACGACGGCTGCGTATGCGGCGTACGTACGGGCGGAGGTCCGACACGAGGCGACGGCGGCTCCCCTGCCTGGCGCGTTGGCGGCGTTCACGAACCCGGTGTTCCTGGGCGGGCAGGGGTAA